The Streptomyces sp. CC0208 genome window below encodes:
- a CDS encoding AraC family transcriptional regulator: MTNSVSGWAPRTPDELRPWIAGIKALAVEEADPRKPFVQLPDPTTKVIVRSEGRGRPTLLVSGPRVRAAYHAGKRQVSCTEVRLAPGAVRPLLGVPAVDLVGRIVPLGALPGQAARQLAYELGRLEPEEVVARLADVLPGLLPTAVGGTRTELLRAAVAALSVRSGHIPGHVREVARELAVSERQLRNLFSEGVGLSPKHYARIDRVRAVLAHATELASAELAAVTGYYDQSHMTSDFRTLMGVPPRSYFTGRLPAPRACQVIDSQ; the protein is encoded by the coding sequence GTGACCAACTCCGTTTCCGGGTGGGCTCCGCGCACTCCCGACGAGCTGCGTCCGTGGATCGCGGGGATCAAGGCCCTGGCCGTCGAGGAGGCGGATCCGCGGAAGCCGTTCGTGCAGCTGCCCGACCCCACGACCAAGGTGATCGTCCGAAGTGAGGGGCGGGGCCGGCCCACCCTGCTGGTCTCCGGGCCCCGGGTCCGGGCCGCGTACCACGCGGGCAAGCGGCAGGTGTCCTGCACGGAGGTGCGGCTGGCGCCGGGAGCCGTCCGGCCGCTGCTCGGCGTCCCGGCCGTCGACCTCGTCGGGAGAATCGTCCCGCTGGGCGCACTGCCGGGCCAGGCCGCGCGGCAACTGGCGTACGAACTCGGGCGGCTGGAGCCCGAAGAGGTGGTCGCCCGGCTCGCGGACGTCCTCCCGGGCCTGCTGCCCACCGCGGTCGGCGGGACACGGACCGAGCTGCTGCGGGCCGCCGTCGCCGCGCTGTCCGTCCGCTCGGGGCACATACCCGGCCACGTCAGGGAAGTTGCCCGTGAACTCGCCGTCAGTGAGCGCCAGTTGCGCAACCTGTTCAGCGAGGGTGTCGGCCTCTCGCCCAAGCACTACGCCCGCATCGACCGCGTCCGCGCCGTGCTCGCCCATGCCACCGAGCTGGCCTCGGCCGAACTGGCCGCCGTCACCGGCTACTACGACCAGTCCCACATGACGTCCGACTTCCGCACCCTGATGGGCGTCCCGCCGCGCTCCTACTTCACGGGCCGGCTTCCCGCTCCCCGCGCCTGCCAGGTGATCGACAGCCAGTGA
- a CDS encoding 8-oxoguanine deaminase, with translation MAADRRIVIENCSIATVDAHDTEYPNGYVVLAGNRIESLGAGKAPEGLENVDRRIDATGHLVTPGLVNTHHHYYQWITRGLATDHNLFNWLVALYPTWARIDEQMVYAAAQGSLAMMARGGVTTAMDHHYVFPAGSGDLSGAIIRAARETGVRFTLARGSMDRSEKDGGLPPDFAVETLEGALAATEATVKEHHDSSFDAMTQVAVAPCSPFSVSTELLRQGAELARSLGVRLHTHGSETVEEEQFCKELFGMGPTDYFESTGWLGEDVWMAHCVHMNDSDIAAFARTKTGVAHCPSSNARLAAGIARVPDMLAAGVPVGLGVDGTASNESGELHTELRNALLINRLGAHREAALNARQALRLGTYGGAQVLGRAAETGSLEAGKLADLVLWKLDTLAHASIADPVTALVLGAAAPVTASFVNGRQIVENGRLLHVDEDAIARSTRDQAQRLARIAAQG, from the coding sequence ATGGCAGCAGACCGGCGCATCGTCATCGAGAACTGTTCGATCGCGACCGTGGACGCGCACGACACCGAGTACCCGAACGGGTACGTCGTCCTCGCCGGCAACCGCATCGAGTCGCTCGGCGCGGGCAAGGCCCCCGAGGGCCTGGAGAACGTCGACCGCCGTATCGACGCCACCGGCCACCTGGTCACCCCCGGCCTGGTCAACACCCACCACCACTACTACCAGTGGATCACCCGCGGTCTCGCCACCGACCACAACCTCTTCAACTGGCTCGTCGCGCTCTACCCGACCTGGGCGCGTATCGACGAGCAGATGGTCTACGCGGCAGCCCAGGGCTCGCTGGCGATGATGGCCCGCGGTGGCGTCACCACCGCCATGGACCACCACTACGTCTTCCCCGCCGGCTCCGGCGACCTGTCCGGCGCCATCATCCGCGCCGCCCGCGAGACGGGCGTCCGCTTCACCCTCGCCCGCGGCTCCATGGACCGCAGCGAGAAGGACGGCGGCCTGCCCCCGGACTTCGCCGTGGAGACCCTGGAGGGCGCCCTCGCCGCGACCGAGGCGACCGTCAAGGAGCACCACGACTCCTCCTTCGACGCGATGACCCAGGTCGCCGTCGCGCCCTGCTCGCCCTTCTCCGTCTCTACCGAACTCCTGCGCCAGGGAGCCGAGTTGGCCCGCAGCCTCGGCGTGCGGCTGCACACCCACGGCTCGGAGACCGTCGAGGAGGAGCAGTTCTGCAAGGAACTGTTCGGCATGGGCCCCACCGACTACTTCGAGTCCACCGGCTGGCTCGGCGAGGACGTGTGGATGGCGCACTGCGTCCACATGAACGACTCCGACATCGCCGCGTTCGCCCGTACGAAGACGGGCGTGGCCCACTGTCCGTCCTCCAACGCCCGCCTGGCCGCGGGGATCGCGCGGGTCCCGGACATGCTCGCGGCCGGTGTCCCGGTCGGCCTCGGCGTCGACGGCACGGCGTCCAACGAGTCCGGCGAACTCCACACCGAGCTGCGCAACGCCCTGCTCATCAACCGCCTCGGCGCCCACCGCGAGGCCGCCCTGAACGCCCGCCAGGCCCTGCGCCTCGGCACCTATGGCGGCGCCCAGGTCCTCGGCCGCGCGGCCGAGACCGGCTCCCTGGAGGCGGGCAAGCTCGCCGACCTGGTGCTGTGGAAGCTCGACACGCTCGCCCACGCCTCGATCGCCGACCCGGTGACCGCGCTGGTCCTCGGTGCGGCGGCCCCGGTGACGGCCTCGTTCGTGAACGGCCGTCAGATCGTCGAGAACGGACGCCTGTTGCACGTCGACGAGGACGCCATCGCGCGCTCCACGAGGGATCAGGCCCAGCGCCTCGCGCGCATCGCCGCGCAGGGCTGA
- a CDS encoding chitosanase — MAFPSGAAARRTLLAALGAGVLSSRRPSTEAGDPTGLDDPVKKDLAMRLVSSAENSSLDWQAQYTYIEDIGDGRGYTAGIIGFCSGTSDMLALVELYTERVPANPLAPYLPALRAVDGTDSHDGLDPGFPAAWRTAAKTSAFRTAQRDERDRGYFDPAVARAKKDGLGTLGQFVYYDAMVMHGPGADALSFGGIRGRARQGADTPADGGDQTAYLHAFLDARVWAMRQEAAHHDVSRVETAQRVFLEQGNLDLDTPLNWKVYGDSYEIG; from the coding sequence GTGGCCTTCCCGTCCGGAGCAGCCGCCCGCCGCACCCTGCTCGCCGCCCTCGGAGCCGGAGTGCTGAGCTCGCGGCGGCCGTCCACCGAGGCCGGGGACCCGACCGGGCTCGACGACCCGGTCAAGAAGGACCTCGCGATGCGGCTGGTGTCCAGCGCGGAGAACTCCTCGCTGGACTGGCAGGCGCAGTACACGTACATCGAGGACATCGGGGACGGCCGCGGCTACACCGCCGGCATCATCGGCTTCTGCTCCGGTACGAGCGACATGCTGGCGCTGGTCGAGCTCTACACGGAACGGGTCCCCGCCAATCCCCTGGCCCCGTATCTGCCCGCCCTGCGCGCGGTGGACGGCACCGACTCGCACGACGGGCTGGACCCGGGCTTCCCGGCGGCCTGGCGGACCGCGGCGAAGACCTCCGCGTTCCGCACGGCACAGCGGGACGAGCGGGACCGCGGCTACTTCGACCCGGCGGTCGCGCGCGCCAAGAAGGACGGCCTCGGCACGCTCGGCCAGTTCGTCTACTACGACGCGATGGTCATGCACGGGCCCGGCGCCGACGCCCTGAGCTTCGGCGGCATCCGCGGCCGGGCCCGGCAGGGTGCGGACACCCCGGCGGACGGCGGTGACCAGACCGCCTACCTGCACGCCTTCCTGGACGCCCGGGTGTGGGCGATGCGCCAGGAGGCGGCGCACCATGACGTGAGCCGGGTCGAGACCGCCCAGCGGGTCTTCCTGGAACAGGGCAATCTCGACCTGGACACACCACTCAACTGGAAGGTGTACGGGGACAGTTACGAGATCGGCTGA
- the uraH gene encoding hydroxyisourate hydrolase, with protein MSTSTTASVSTHILDTSLGRPAEGVPVQIAARAGRSAHEGQEGEWQALGGSATDADGRCKDLPVLPEGTTHVRLDFAVEPYFLKKQADAQQDAPANRDSGAGVFFPEVAITFAVVPGEHYHVPLLLNPFGYSVYRGS; from the coding sequence ATGAGCACCAGCACCACCGCCTCGGTGTCCACGCACATCCTGGACACCAGCCTCGGCCGCCCCGCCGAGGGCGTCCCCGTCCAGATCGCGGCCCGCGCCGGACGGTCCGCCCATGAAGGGCAAGAGGGGGAATGGCAGGCGCTCGGGGGTTCCGCGACCGACGCGGACGGGCGGTGCAAGGACTTGCCGGTGCTGCCGGAGGGGACCACCCACGTACGGCTCGACTTCGCCGTGGAGCCGTATTTCTTGAAGAAGCAAGCCGATGCGCAGCAGGACGCCCCCGCGAATCGGGACAGCGGTGCCGGTGTGTTCTTCCCGGAGGTGGCGATCACGTTCGCCGTCGTACCGGGCGAGCACTACCACGTACCGCTGCTGCTCAACCCGTTCGGCTACTCCGTTTACCGAGGGAGCTAG
- the uraD gene encoding 2-oxo-4-hydroxy-4-carboxy-5-ureidoimidazoline decarboxylase, whose product MTSTSTSPGLARFNVLEEHAAHAVLLEACASTAWARRLLAARPYATAEDLYATSDAVMAELTPDDLAEAMAGHPPIGRPKPGDPASAREQRGMAGASEELRAEMLELNLAYQERFGHVFLICATGRTGEQMRDAVKERIGNPPEREREIVRTELGKINRIRLARIVEED is encoded by the coding sequence GTGACTTCGACTTCCACGTCCCCCGGCCTGGCCCGGTTCAACGTCCTGGAGGAGCACGCGGCCCACGCGGTCCTCCTTGAGGCGTGCGCCTCGACGGCGTGGGCTCGGCGTCTGCTCGCCGCCCGCCCCTACGCGACCGCGGAGGACCTCTACGCCACCAGCGACGCCGTCATGGCCGAGCTGACCCCCGACGACCTCGCCGAGGCCATGGCCGGCCACCCGCCGATCGGCCGCCCCAAGCCGGGCGACCCGGCCTCCGCCCGCGAGCAGCGCGGCATGGCCGGCGCCTCCGAGGAGCTGAGGGCCGAGATGCTCGAACTGAACCTGGCGTACCAGGAGCGGTTCGGCCATGTCTTCCTGATCTGCGCGACCGGCCGCACCGGCGAGCAGATGCGCGACGCGGTCAAGGAGCGGATCGGCAACCCGCCGGAGCGGGAACGCGAGATCGTCCGCACCGAGCTGGGCAAGATCAACCGCATCCGGCTCGCCCGTATCGTCGAAGAGGACTGA
- a CDS encoding SDR family oxidoreductase, with protein sequence MVVMILVTGATGTIGGEVVRQLVARGEKVRALTRDPEKAELPPGVEAARGHHRDVGSVAAAMAGVDCAFLVGVFGPEDRDSDRGMVEAARAAGVRRIVKLSAIMAGDPRTGLGGIAHGHGEEAVRESGLEWVILRPSAFASNTLSWAQALRSGEPVPNMLGSGRQGVVDPRDVAEIAVAALVGPGHVGRTYTLTGPETLSPQDQAATLGEVLGRRVELRGLTPPQTREHLVASGWSEEAAEGVLRSVRFVAEGGNAVVTGDVEEVLVRPPRTYQEWVRDHREAFGG encoded by the coding sequence GTGGTGGTCATGATCCTTGTTACGGGTGCCACCGGCACCATCGGCGGTGAGGTCGTACGACAGCTCGTGGCGCGTGGAGAGAAGGTGCGCGCGCTCACGCGGGACCCGGAGAAGGCCGAGTTGCCGCCCGGCGTGGAGGCGGCGCGCGGACATCACCGTGACGTCGGTTCCGTGGCGGCGGCCATGGCGGGCGTCGACTGCGCCTTCCTCGTGGGCGTCTTCGGCCCGGAGGACCGGGACAGCGACCGCGGGATGGTCGAGGCGGCGCGAGCGGCGGGGGTCCGGCGCATCGTGAAGCTTTCGGCGATCATGGCGGGCGATCCCAGGACGGGCCTGGGCGGCATCGCGCACGGACACGGCGAGGAGGCGGTCCGGGAAAGTGGGCTGGAATGGGTGATCCTGCGCCCGTCCGCCTTCGCCTCGAACACGTTGAGCTGGGCGCAGGCGCTCCGCTCGGGTGAGCCGGTGCCGAACATGCTGGGTTCGGGCCGGCAGGGGGTCGTGGACCCGCGGGATGTCGCCGAGATCGCGGTCGCGGCGCTGGTCGGTCCGGGGCACGTGGGGCGGACGTACACCCTGACCGGCCCCGAGACGCTCAGCCCCCAGGACCAGGCGGCGACTTTGGGCGAGGTGCTCGGCAGGCGTGTGGAGCTTCGTGGACTGACCCCGCCGCAGACCCGCGAACACCTGGTGGCCTCGGGCTGGAGCGAGGAGGCCGCGGAGGGGGTGCTGCGGAGCGTCCGCTTCGTGGCCGAGGGCGGCAACGCGGTGGTCACCGGGGACGTGGAGGAGGTGCTGGTTCGTCCGCCACGGACGTACCAGGAGTGGGTACGGGACCACAGGGAGGCGTTCGGGGGCTGA
- a CDS encoding helix-turn-helix domain-containing protein → MGGELLPPDEAGPDDVVLAWEGADVVAVRLPQLADSLDHILAAMERKRGIPLADLDRKAKQEVVRILEARGAFSVRHGVETVASALGVSRFTVYNYLNRDKT, encoded by the coding sequence ATGGGCGGCGAGCTGCTCCCGCCGGACGAGGCCGGCCCCGATGACGTCGTGCTCGCCTGGGAGGGCGCCGACGTGGTCGCCGTACGCCTGCCGCAGCTCGCGGACTCCCTCGATCACATCCTGGCCGCCATGGAGCGCAAACGGGGCATACCGCTCGCGGACCTGGACCGCAAGGCCAAGCAGGAGGTCGTACGGATACTGGAGGCGCGCGGCGCCTTCTCCGTACGGCACGGTGTGGAGACCGTCGCGAGCGCCCTCGGGGTGAGCCGCTTCACGGTCTACAACTACCTGAACCGGGACAAAACGTAG
- a CDS encoding nucleobase:cation symporter-2 family protein, producing the protein MSVHPVDEKLPALKMATTGLQHVAAMYAGVVAPPLIVGAAIGLSATDLTFLTGACLFTAGLATFLQTLGIWKIGARLPFVNGVTFAGVAPMTAVVASTDDKSDALPVIFGAVIVAGLLGFLAAPFFSKAIRFFPPVVTGTVITLIGVSLLPVAFGWAQGPDPAARDYGSTTNLGLAAATLGIVLLLRRFTRGFVKQVAVLIGLVAGTLLAIPFGATDFGPVTDAAVVGFPTPFHFGAPRFQLAAILSLCVVMVVSMTESTADMLALGEIVERPADEKTIAAGLRADTLGSAISPLFNGFMCSAFAQNIGLVAMTRIRSRYVVATGGAFLVLMGLCPMAASLIAVVPRPVLGGAGVVLFGSVAASGIQTLVKAGLDKDNNVLIVAVSLAVGMIPITAPEFYHAFPETAKIVLDSGISTGCVAAVALNLVFNHLGRGGDAQDVTHPMEAVSAQPIS; encoded by the coding sequence GTGTCAGTCCACCCCGTCGACGAAAAGCTCCCCGCTCTCAAGATGGCGACCACCGGCCTCCAGCACGTGGCCGCCATGTACGCCGGAGTCGTCGCCCCGCCCCTGATCGTCGGCGCGGCCATCGGCCTCTCCGCCACCGACCTCACCTTCCTCACCGGCGCCTGCCTGTTCACCGCGGGCCTCGCCACCTTCCTGCAGACCCTCGGGATCTGGAAGATCGGCGCCCGGCTGCCCTTCGTCAACGGCGTCACCTTCGCCGGCGTCGCCCCCATGACCGCGGTCGTCGCCTCCACCGACGACAAGTCCGACGCCCTGCCGGTCATCTTCGGCGCGGTGATCGTCGCCGGACTCCTCGGCTTCCTGGCCGCCCCCTTCTTCAGCAAGGCGATCCGCTTCTTCCCACCGGTCGTCACGGGGACCGTCATCACCCTGATAGGCGTCTCGCTCCTGCCGGTCGCCTTCGGCTGGGCCCAGGGCCCCGACCCCGCGGCGCGGGACTACGGTTCGACGACCAACCTGGGCCTGGCGGCGGCGACGCTCGGCATCGTGCTTCTCCTGCGGCGGTTCACCCGAGGCTTCGTCAAGCAAGTCGCCGTGCTCATCGGCCTGGTGGCCGGCACGCTCCTCGCGATCCCCTTCGGCGCCACGGACTTCGGACCCGTCACCGACGCGGCCGTCGTCGGCTTCCCGACCCCCTTCCACTTCGGTGCCCCGCGGTTCCAGCTCGCCGCGATCCTCTCGCTGTGCGTGGTGATGGTGGTCTCGATGACCGAGTCGACCGCGGACATGCTGGCGTTGGGCGAGATCGTCGAGCGCCCGGCCGACGAGAAGACCATCGCCGCGGGGCTGCGCGCCGACACCCTCGGCTCGGCGATCAGCCCCCTCTTCAACGGCTTCATGTGCAGCGCCTTCGCCCAGAACATCGGCCTGGTCGCGATGACGAGGATCCGCAGCCGCTACGTCGTCGCCACCGGCGGTGCCTTCCTGGTGCTGATGGGCCTGTGCCCGATGGCCGCCTCGCTCATCGCCGTCGTCCCGCGCCCGGTGCTCGGCGGCGCCGGAGTCGTCCTGTTCGGCTCGGTGGCCGCCAGCGGCATCCAGACCCTCGTCAAGGCGGGCCTGGACAAGGACAACAACGTCCTGATCGTCGCCGTGTCGCTGGCCGTCGGCATGATCCCGATCACCGCGCCGGAGTTCTACCACGCCTTCCCCGAGACCGCGAAGATCGTCCTGGACTCGGGGATCTCCACGGGGTGCGTGGCGGCGGTGGCACTGAACCTGGTCTTCAACCACCTCGGCCGGGGCGGGGACGCCCAGGACGTCACCCACCCCATGGAGGCCGTCTCCGCTCAGCCGATCTCGTAA
- the pucL gene encoding factor-independent urate hydroxylase yields the protein MPILGQNQYGKSENRVVKITRDGATHHIKDLNVSVALSGDMEEVHYSGSNANVLPTDTTKNTVYAFAKEHGIESSEQFGIHLARHFVTSQEPIRTARIRVEEYSWERIETPGEDAHSFVRQGQETRLTQITYDGSSWEVVSGLKDLTVMNSTNSEFWGYVKDKYTTLPEAYDRILATEVSSRWRFNWTDDAQEAPDWEESYRQVKKHMLGAFADTYSLSLQQTLYAMGSRIIENRTEIDEVRFSLPNKHHFLVDLEPFGLKNDNEVYFAADRPYGLIEATVLRDGVEPRIPVDLTNL from the coding sequence ATGCCCATCCTGGGACAGAACCAGTACGGCAAGTCCGAGAACCGAGTCGTCAAGATCACGCGGGACGGCGCCACCCACCACATCAAGGACCTGAACGTCTCCGTGGCGCTCTCCGGCGACATGGAAGAGGTCCACTACTCCGGCTCCAACGCCAACGTCCTGCCGACCGACACCACCAAGAACACGGTGTACGCGTTCGCCAAGGAGCACGGCATCGAGTCCTCCGAGCAGTTCGGCATCCACCTCGCCCGGCACTTCGTGACCTCGCAGGAGCCGATCAGGACCGCCCGCATCCGCGTCGAGGAGTACTCCTGGGAGCGGATCGAGACGCCGGGGGAGGACGCGCACTCCTTCGTCCGCCAGGGCCAGGAGACCCGTCTGACGCAGATCACCTACGACGGCTCGTCGTGGGAGGTGGTCTCCGGGCTCAAGGACCTGACCGTGATGAACTCGACCAACTCCGAGTTCTGGGGTTACGTCAAGGACAAGTACACGACGCTCCCGGAGGCCTACGACCGGATCCTGGCGACGGAGGTGTCCAGCCGCTGGCGCTTCAACTGGACCGACGACGCCCAGGAGGCGCCGGACTGGGAGGAGTCGTACCGCCAGGTCAAGAAGCACATGCTGGGAGCCTTCGCGGACACGTACTCCCTCTCCCTCCAGCAGACCCTCTACGCCATGGGCTCCCGGATCATCGAGAACCGCACCGAGATCGACGAGGTGCGCTTCTCGCTGCCCAACAAGCACCACTTCCTGGTCGACCTGGAGCCCTTCGGCCTCAAGAACGACAACGAGGTGTACTTCGCCGCCGACCGGCCCTACGGCCTGATCGAGGCGACCGTCCTGCGGGACGGCGTCGAGCCGAGGATCCCGGTGGACCTCACGAACCTCTAG
- a CDS encoding TIM barrel protein produces MGFADQRFNVNLSILFTELPLLERPAAAAAAGFTAVELWWPWIDTPTPERSELDALKRAIEDAGVQLTGLNFYAGELPGPDRGALSIPGEESERFRANIDVAADFAGSLGATALNALYGNRVDGVDPAEQDALALENLVLAARAADRIGAILLIEALNKPESPLYPLVSAPAAVGIVDKVNNATGLGNARFLMDLYHLSMNGEDLPAVIEEYASVTGHVQIADNPGRGAPGTGTLPLDDLLGRLKKAGYDGWVGLEYKPGDRPSAETFDWLSR; encoded by the coding sequence ATGGGATTCGCCGACCAGCGCTTCAACGTCAACCTGTCGATCCTCTTCACGGAACTCCCGCTCCTGGAACGCCCGGCGGCGGCCGCCGCGGCCGGCTTCACCGCGGTCGAGCTGTGGTGGCCCTGGATCGACACCCCGACCCCCGAGCGGTCCGAGCTCGACGCCCTGAAGAGGGCGATCGAGGACGCGGGCGTCCAGCTGACGGGCCTGAACTTCTACGCGGGCGAACTGCCGGGCCCCGACCGCGGCGCCCTGTCGATCCCCGGCGAGGAGTCGGAGCGGTTCCGCGCCAACATCGACGTGGCCGCCGACTTCGCCGGATCCCTCGGCGCGACGGCCCTCAACGCCCTGTACGGCAACCGCGTGGACGGCGTGGACCCGGCCGAGCAGGACGCGCTGGCGCTGGAGAACCTGGTCCTCGCGGCCCGCGCGGCCGACCGGATCGGCGCGATCCTCCTGATCGAGGCCCTCAACAAGCCCGAGTCACCGCTGTACCCGCTGGTCAGCGCACCCGCGGCGGTGGGGATCGTCGACAAGGTCAACAACGCGACCGGCCTCGGCAACGCGAGGTTCCTGATGGACCTCTACCACCTGTCCATGAACGGCGAGGACCTGCCGGCGGTGATCGAGGAGTATGCCTCGGTCACCGGCCACGTCCAGATCGCCGACAACCCGGGCCGCGGGGCACCGGGCACGGGCACGCTGCCCCTCGACGATCTCCTCGGCCGGCTGAAGAAGGCCGGCTACGACGGCTGGGTCGGCCTCGAGTACAAGCCGGGCGACCGCCCGAGCGCCGAGACCTTCGACTGGCTGTCCCGCTGA
- a CDS encoding MFS transporter, with protein MTAVVETPTPALRRTYSRWTALVVLCAGTLMTILDGNIVTVAMPAIQSDLGFSGPGLAWVVNAYLIPFGGLLLLVGRLGDLVGRKRMFAAGLAVFTAASVLCGVATSQGALIAARALQGVGGAMTAAVVLGMLVALFPEPRAQARAIAVFSAVGAAGGALGTFLGGALTQALNWHWIFLINLPIGIVALLAAIRVLDAEDGEGLGRGADYPGAALVTGALMLTVYVIVGSGDHAVTTTLLLALLALALFTAFTVRQARAVRPLLRLRLFGSRLLSGANAVQILMIATMYGFQFLGALYVQRVLGFGELLTGTAFLPAPIVIGVLMLGLSARTIGRFGPYRVLLAGLVLIVAGMALLSRAPAEGSYAADVLPPLLLLSVGFAAAMPALTGLAMSGAREEDAGLASGLFNTTQVVGGSLGLAVLSVLAASRTDGLLAGGAEVISATAEGYQAAFRVGTGIALGALALAAVVLRSRVGAER; from the coding sequence CATGACAATCCTGGACGGCAACATCGTCACCGTCGCCATGCCGGCCATCCAGAGTGACCTCGGGTTCTCGGGACCGGGCCTCGCGTGGGTGGTCAACGCCTATCTGATCCCGTTCGGCGGGCTGCTGTTGCTGGTGGGCCGGCTCGGCGACCTGGTCGGCCGCAAGCGGATGTTCGCGGCGGGGCTGGCCGTGTTCACGGCGGCGTCCGTGCTGTGCGGGGTGGCCACGAGCCAGGGCGCACTGATCGCGGCGCGTGCGCTTCAGGGCGTGGGCGGTGCGATGACCGCGGCGGTGGTGCTCGGCATGCTGGTCGCGCTGTTCCCCGAGCCGCGTGCACAGGCCCGCGCGATCGCGGTGTTCAGCGCGGTGGGTGCGGCGGGCGGAGCGCTGGGCACGTTCCTCGGCGGGGCGCTGACGCAGGCACTGAACTGGCACTGGATCTTCCTGATCAACCTGCCGATCGGGATCGTCGCCCTGCTGGCGGCGATCCGGGTGCTCGACGCGGAGGACGGCGAGGGTCTGGGCCGGGGCGCGGACTATCCCGGAGCCGCGTTGGTGACCGGGGCGCTGATGCTGACGGTGTACGTGATCGTCGGATCCGGCGACCACGCGGTGACCACGACCCTCCTGCTGGCCCTGCTCGCGCTCGCCCTGTTCACGGCGTTCACCGTCCGGCAGGCCCGTGCCGTCCGTCCCCTGCTGCGGCTGCGGCTGTTCGGCTCCCGGCTGCTGTCCGGCGCGAACGCCGTCCAGATCCTGATGATCGCCACGATGTACGGCTTCCAGTTCCTCGGGGCGCTGTATGTCCAACGCGTCCTGGGGTTCGGCGAGTTGCTCACCGGCACGGCTTTTCTGCCGGCGCCGATCGTCATCGGGGTGCTGATGCTCGGGCTGTCGGCACGGACCATCGGGCGCTTCGGCCCGTACCGGGTGCTGCTGGCCGGGCTCGTCCTCATCGTCGCCGGAATGGCCCTGCTGAGCCGTGCGCCGGCCGAGGGCTCGTACGCCGCGGACGTCCTTCCGCCACTGCTGTTGCTGTCGGTCGGCTTCGCCGCGGCCATGCCCGCGCTGACCGGTCTTGCCATGTCGGGTGCCCGGGAGGAGGACGCGGGGCTGGCGTCCGGATTGTTCAACACCACGCAGGTGGTGGGGGGTTCGCTGGGGCTGGCGGTGCTGTCGGTGCTGGCGGCCAGTCGTACGGATGGGTTGCTGGCGGGCGGGGCCGAGGTGATCTCGGCGACGGCTGAGGGGTATCAGGCGGCATTCCGGGTGGGGACGGGGATCGCGCTCGGGGCACTCGCACTGGCCGCGGTGGTGCTGCGGTCGCGGGTGGGGGCGGAGAGGTGA